TTGATGCAGTGGGGGTGTCAATGCAGAGTGAGgaatccaaaacaaaaaaaagggtcATCTGGCAAAGAAGTCGAATCTAGCCCAGCTTATGCACATTCCTGTAGATGACTTAATAATGTGAACTTTTATTTCTACTGTTTATCTCAGCATTGCCACAGTAAAGAATTAAATATATGCCTCCATAATAACTTCCCAGAGTTGTAAAATCATTCAAATGTCCTCTGACACACAATACCAACAACTAGCGATCACCAATCAGGGCCATTTTGATTCACTTAGGAAACGGAGGCACAGTTGTCTACAATCAACAAGATGGAGGGAAAGGTTGACCATTCGCAATGATAAATCTTTAATGAGCCACTGGGACCTGAATAAGGAAAATGATGTATAGAAGCACATCGCTCAAGAAATAAATTAATATGATGTGTGCTGGTACAGTGGCaaagggagaaaataaaaacaccaagAAGCTTCAGGCTCAAGAGCCTGTCGCTTTGAATTCATACAGTGAACTGGGGTTCAAAAGCTAATATGCCTAAAGTGTTGCACTCACCATATGGATTCCAGTTGAAAACAGATTCGTAGGTTTGActgcctgtttctgctgctctaTCTGGGTCTCCAGCTGGGCAGCACGGACCTTGTGTTGGGCAAGCAAGATGGTGGCAGGAAGTTGAGACTGCTCCTGCATGGAGAAAAATGGGATTTGGGATTTTATGTGAAAGTTAATGTTAGGTGTATGTGACACATGCAAGGAACTGCTTCATCGGGAACTCGGGAACAGCTGACACCTGTACATGAAGCCTTTCGTCTTTCTGACTGTTGTATGTTGAGAAAAGACAGTcgaccccctccccccacccagACATTTCTGTCTAACTGGATAACCATAAGCATAGGGGGCTTTCAGGCTAGCTGCCACATTATTGATGCAAGCCATATTAACAAAACCGTGGCACTGCAGGGGGACGCTGCTTCAAGTGCACTGCGTCGCCTTCACCTCCATTAAATGCAAGGTCGGACGTTTCAATTTCTCCAGTGGAGTGTTGCCAAGCGGAGAGGTCTAAGAACACAAGCTTGGACACGTTGTGCATTGAGGAGGTAGGACATTTTTGATAGGGTGGACAGCAACGGCAGGACAGACCAGAGGTGTCTTAGGATTTAACAATAAACCAAAACAGATTTAATGGCTTTCAACATTAATAAGTCCTGGTCTGACAGCAAAAAATTCCCACTTTCACTTTTGGGTGTTACACTTGTTTCGGATATGCCCTTGAGTGAATTTACTTTCTTTATTTGGAGGACATTGCATGATTGACATCTCAGTTGATGAAGATGTGGAAAAAAGTTGGGAaatttgagagagaaaaaaaatacctgTAGACAAATAACATAAATTTAATGTTTATATACGATAAGAACAATAATCAAGAAGTGTTCAAAGTTGCCAGTCATGCATTTTATTGATTAGTAACCCACGACTTCAGCAAACAGCGACAGTGAATCTAGATGTATGtgttaagcttggtttaggcttcggcgtcgcggcgacgccgtacctacggcgtacaccctacgccgtcactgagcattcgtagttctgcgtcgagggaacgcgttgctccgcaattcactgccaagccgctaggggggtgcggctgtgtctttgtatggtttcggggggctcttgctgccgcgaagaggagttgtagaggtggtcgtacttgcgtacctcctcgataattctttcttcggcttggtccagtttttcttgtagctctcaccacagaaactttgaaaatggcggtgttgttgtgctgcgaccatagggctgcgactgaaccgaaaattacgttctgaacggaccaatcacagtcctcgacgttcacgtcactacgcgtcgacgcgacgcgtagtcaggattttttggaggtgcgcgtcaggctacggcgtagggtccgcgtaggggtctgcgtcgacggcgtaggtacggcgtcgccgcgacgcagaagcctaaaccaagctttagtgtgtgtgtgtgtgtgtgtgtgtgtgtgtgtgtgtgtgtgtgtgtgtgagagagcagtgAGCAGGGACGTAGAAATGTCAGAGCTCAGGACAGTTCCCTGAGGGGGGTAGGGGGGTGGAGCTGATCTCATCTACCTACAGTCAACAGGCCCTGTgccttaaaacaaacaaacacacagcttaaCCTGCTATCTGCAATGGTCCGTCAGCGGCCAGCTCTGCAGGAACAATCACTTCCAAGCCCGCAGATCAACACAATGGAGCCAAGAGGCTTTGGAATCACAGAATGAGAACAATGTGGCCTGCAGCACAATGACTGGTAATAAGCTCTTAATGATCTCACAGCCGCGAACCCTCAggctgagggtgtgtgtgtgtgtgtcagacatggAACATCTGTCTTCATGTGACTGCTTTTTGCTTCACTAAGCTGTGGACATATGTAGGCATAAACACACGTGTAACATGTGTTTCTCACCAGTTCATCCAGCAGAGCTTGCTTGTTCTTCCTCTTGGCCTGGAgctgcctctgctcctcctgcagcaacTCCAGTCTGCGTTGCTCATTGCCCTGCTgctccagcaacagcagctcctccagctcctcctgctctcgTGTCTGAGGAGCGCAGGAAAGAGAACACGGATGTTGGAAAACCTCATGTCCCGTCTTTGACCACAAGGCTGAATCACCAGCAGCCCAAGTGATGGCATACTGTACCTGACCTCCAGGTAGGGGAATAAGCAAAAAGAAGTCTCCTCCCGTGTTGATTTTAGCACCAAAATCTCAACATTAATGCAGGTATTATGCATGCGTGACAAAATACACGTACGAGTTTAGCCTTATTCTTCTGGATGATATCTCGGTTGTCCCTCTGGTACTGCTCCATCTTCAGCTTGGTGTTCTCCACGTCAATGTTGTTAGTCAGTTTATACACTacacagaggagacacaaaCCAGCAATAAGGGGCTGGTAAAGTCAATCAAAAGTGCTTCAGGAAACCTGACGTCGGAAGGTGGGGCTGTGTCCGACCATATCTGTACCTTTTCGACACCAATGATCTGCCATTCACACTCACTTGACTCAGGCCAGCTGTGCGAAGGTGAGAACAGAGCATGGAGCTGAgcttctctctcagctctcctcAAACCTTTACACAAttatttctgccatttttcatGTGGACAACTCAGTTCAAAACTATGAATGTCTtccaggagagactgtctgaaTCCCCCTCCTCTCTAGGACAGCCATTGTTCACCCTGCTTTCAAGAATAGCTTTATGATGTTCCATTATGAACTCTTTTAATTGGTCAGAAAACTCGTTGTTTGACCTGGTTCTGACCGAGTTTACCCTGGCCTCTAACCTCTTTGACCCGAGAGACCCTTTTGTGGGTCCATCATCACAATGTCATGTTGTGACGACAAGCACAGTTCAAAGCTACAACACTATTATCTTAAGTTATGGTCACGATCCAGGAAAATAGTATAAAATGAGGTTCAAGACTTTCCCATTTCATGAAATAGTGCTGCCTTAAAAATGCCATCTGGCAATTCAATATTTCTCTGAACTTCAGTACAACCCAGTAGATTGTCAGTGGCACACTGGAACGAGTAGATACATTTGTAGGCTGttgtcaaactggaaaaaaatgtcTTGCTTCAACGTTGCTTAAGGGGACATTTACAGAGAATTTTTAGGgtttaaaaggttaaaaaagaTCACCGGTGCAAATTCCAAGTACCAAACTTATGACCTAGACCACAGGAGCTGTTCTGCCTTCTGTTTGAGGCTAAAAGCCATCATTGCTTTATAGGAACTGGACGCTTGACATTCACGTTAGTGTCTGTCTTCCTGGCCCCGCCCTCCCTGTCTCACCTGGCCCGTAGACTTTACGTTGGGATGATGTCATACTCATAAAAAATTGAATGTATGTAAATGTTAATGGGACAAAGTATCACTGAGGCAGCGGCCAGTTCACCCCACTGATTCATAGGCAGCTCTCTTAATACACCCATGCTAAAAGCACATGGTGGGCTGTCAGTCCTGATGTATTGGCACTGGCAGAGCTATTTCCTGATCCATGCCATGCTAATGCCTGTAAAATCTCCATGTACAGCCAGAGTCATGGACCTAGGCTCCTACCTAtgtcctccacttcctccaggTAGTCATTATAGTCTCTCAGGCTGGAGAAGTCAACATCTCTCTTGTTGTATCTGCagagaaagaacagaacagatgatACAAATAGTAAAACCTGATGAAAGCAAATATGCACTGACATTAATAGCCTCCATTAAATCAACCATTTTATAATACCATGTCTGCATACTGCCTAATAGACACACATTAGATGTCAATTAAGGGGCTATTAAAGaacagatgagagggagagagagaaggcagggAGGGGCTGAGAAGTAAAAACCTGGCAGGGAAAGAGCCTTCCCGTTTGAGCCCCCCCTGGGGAGACTCATTGtctacaaaacaaacagtgtaaTGAGAAAGACAAAGGTGGCTTAAGAAGTGGGAGGAGGCATGAAATGACACATAAACAGGCAGAGACGCACCCCTCGCCCTCCCGATCCCCCTCACTCACATCTTCAGCACCTTCTTGCGAATCTCCACCTCCTTATCTACGGTCGGGTCTTCGAAGAGCTGCACGCGGAAGTTGCTCTTCCTCAGGGGCGTGTCGCACTGAACGCAGTTACCCGAGCCGCGCACAAACAGCATCTCCACACAGTTCTCGCATCTGCGCGGGAGGGGAGACgacaaaacagaacacaacatGAAGATGAGATGGACGTTTCCAGAGGTGACCCTCCCCGGCAGGCTTGAGGGtcagctgtgtatgtgtgggcgTATGTGGCTGCTGAAATACAATTTTCCTCAGAGTAAagcaaatctgtgttttttctgtctgtaagTTATCATCAGGCGCAGTGGGTGATCATGGGGCACATGAATATTTCCTCTAAGTGCTCAAAGATGGCTGGAATTATGATTGGAATGTCGATTAGGCTGCCTCCAGCTCTCAGACAAGAGGAAATTAGTCTGACACCCCATCAGTGGAGTGTCTGTCTACACTggaaaaacatttgctttattgttatttcaaCAGACCTCAGTCATTCTGCCACGTTGCATAATATGATAAAATCCAGCTCAGTAATTCACAGTGTAGTCTATCATTATAAGAATGGACTAAATCTTACGCAATTTAGGAAAAGCAAAGAAGTACAGATGGACAACGGCAGTGTTTTGTGTAATCTTTACTTCACTGGTAAATTTAAGATGAATTATTTGCACTTAAGGCTGTAATGTAACATTAAAAAACCTCAGCATGTAGACGTGCAATTCCAACCTTTCTCCCTATTCTGCCAGAAAAGTTTCATTATTATTCCTGACACGGTGCCTGAGTGAAAGGACGCTGCATTGTGGACAAGTTTAAGCTGCATTTTAAATACCATGGAAATCTAGGCAATTATTGATCAAAgtatttactgtaaatctgtTTAATGGATATGATTACTTTCCAAGACAAAATATGTGGCAGTTCAGCACAGTCATGATGACTTTTTCAGACGGCCCTCGGTTCCTCATATAAACACCCATGAATCACAATGCTCCTCGGTCAAGAGCACGCCTCTCCACCCCTGaacaaaaaggcagaaacaCTCAGATAACATTTGGGAATTTCAGGTAAAGCCCAGGTTCAAACAGGAAGGTTTACTTTATGCACCATCATGACGTGACTCCATGGCAACCAGCAGAGCTACCTGAGGGCACAACCCTGAGCTCAGCCATCAATCACACCTTTATGCAGGTAGGCGTTTACCCATCAGTCAAACTCAAGTGAGGAGTGGACACTGAAGACAATGGGAATGTTGCTAAATCTCTCCTGATGGGGTGGAGGGCCTGGATAAACGTTTGCACAGTACACTCTTTTAATTAAGTCTCTGTGGAGCTTTATTTCCACAGGAATTCACCTTCCCGCTTGTGACCACCTTCACAAAAATGGACAACATCTGGTTTCCAAATGTCACTATCTGCTTTTGAGTCCTGACAGTTCTCATAATAAAAATCGCAAAGTTGATGGGAAAAAGTCAGATTTTTCACCTTACGTCATTGACGGTATAGTTGAGTCATTTCTTTCCAAACTCAAGGCCTGGGGTTTTGAAGCTAATGCGTAGTCAAAACCTCTCCGGGGGATAGAGCCTATTAGAACAATCATGACAGAGTCATCATGCAAGACATTTTGCCTcatcagcagcatttaaaacgAAAAAGCAGTTAAAGGAGAAactgcagagccacagagtTTGGCTGTTTACGTCTAGCATCTCAGATATGGGTCAAATAAGCCCAACCTGCCAAGCATGACACCAAGCCTTCACAGTCACACAACAAGCAGGTACAGCGTTGATGAGGCATTGCTCAGGACTATCTTACAAGCAAGTCAGTTGAGCTTGGCCTAGATGAAgccacaaaataaaaatgaaagctgAGCGATGGACTGAAACATCTGCGCTGTCCAGTTGGTGCTTCAGAGCACAAGGAGCTCCTGCTCAAGTGCACCCTGGAAGAGGCAGATGTTCACTGTGGCCCCAGGCCACAGGAGATGTATAGGCCTGGCCATATGGAGGTAGATGGAGGGATTCAGCTTGTTTCCACAGGCCCACAAAGAGTCCATTCATCAACACGGGGTAAGGAGAGGGGCGTAGCTTGCCCCCTGCCCCATAAATGGACCACACAACAGAACTCTCCAAAGGGGAAATCCTGTGTAACTCTAGAGCAAAGAGGTGAAGATCtaaaagggagggaggagaccTTTCGAGTCAATTTGCCATCTTTCCTCTGAATTGTGACTTCTCTGAGTGACAGTGTTCTGATTGTTGGCCTTTTGCAATTTGTAATCAAAGGGGGACTCAGAAACCTCTGGCCAAGGCTATGCTATATTGCTTTGCATACTGAACAGACATTTAAGTGAGCCAACAGATCTCTTGCAGCTTGCCATCTCTGTGTCCCTGGGCTGTTGTCGCTGGCTGAGTACTCCTgactcctccctctctcacctgtcctGCTCAAAGCTCCAGGCTCCTATCTTTCCCATCTGCAGCTGTCAGCAGGTCAAAGGAGGGGGTGGTAAGAGGAGGGTAAACAGGGTCCTCCTGGCTCAGCAAAGAGGcctcaacaccaccaccaccagcaccgcCCCTTGGTGACATTGCCTGCATCTTTGCCACCTCATAcaagacagagcagaaacaacatAGCACTATAAACAGAGCGGAGCTGGATTCACTTGTTTCTGCCAAAAAGCTGATGATCTTCACAGAGCTGGCTTTGTGTCAAATTTAAACCTGCTATGACACTCTGTCCTGTCTTGTGACCTACAgtacctgcagcagcacagtcaaaAAATGCTGAGGCCCAGGAGTATGATTGCTTACGCAGGAAGCTAGCATAGGCTAATCTTAGATTAGGTGTGCTTTGTCGAGTAGTAAAAAGGGCAGAATCACAGgtttcaacattttcaaatgatcatttcaatgtttgtgaaaataaaaacagggatCTAAAAAATTTGAATAATACTGTGGAGAAATACTGTGTGGAATCACAAGCTAGTGGAACAGATGTTAACCCTGAGGTAGGGCTGAGGCTAGGCTCCCTATTAGCAGCAAAGGCAACACAATCAATCTTAAGCTTGTTAATTGGCTGTCTTGCCACATGGAAAGTGTTGGATTCCCACTGAAAGAAACAtttagacattttgggaaaaatgcttattcttattctttctAAGTCTTAGAGAAGATTGGCACTACTCTCCTCTCAtgttaaatataaagctacagcctGGAGGCAGACagcttagcttggcataaagactggaaattgGGGTTAACAGTGAGTCTGCCTCTGCCAAAAGATTACAAAATTTGCCTACTAGCCCCTCTAAAGCTTGCTTATTAATATGTTATAGTTTTTTGTTATATCTGTATAGCAACTGaactggaaaaacaacaagttacggtttgggggggggggggttacaggTGCTGCTAAGCACATTTTGTTTCGCCTTTTGAACAAAGACAGACTACCTGTTTTTCCCTGCTTACAGTCTTTAAACTAAACTAATGTGTATATTTCCAAAATTTCCATGTATCTATGGTGCCTTTTATATCTGGGACCATccaaaaaacacccaaaaacattttttccgCTTGACTACTGTGCATCAACTGAGAACATAAAACTACAAGGTACAGGAAAACTAGCTTCTACTTAATGAGGTGTGACTGTAATATAGAGGGTGGACTCCTCTAATCCCAACCGTATGCCTAAGCTACTGTCGTTTGTGCCTGCCTGTGCCCAGTGTCAAATGCCAAAGGACACGAGCCCGGTGTCATTGTGCAAGGGTAATAAATAACACACATCAAATGCCCCCGGTGACAGGGATACAAAATGTGCTGTGGTGGAGTTTAAATTTAGATGCATGCTAGAGGTGGAGAAGCTCAATACTGCATTGCATCGCCGGGGCAGGGAGCCTGGTCAGTCCAGACTGGAATGGCCACTCGACCAGGCCAAGGCGGAGAGCGGTTTTCAATGAATGAACCAGTGCAGAGTCCAactagggctgcagctaatgactAAATTCAGCATTGATTATTTAATGGCAATTTGAATCATTTAGTCCATATtcagaagacagagaaaaagatacCCACTGCAGTTTTCCAGAgctcaaggtgacatcttcaaatcaCTTGTTTTATCCAACcgagtccaaaactcaaagctATGTATTTTTAGTGattagaaaacagagaaaaggagtaAATTCTCATATTTGGGCTGGATCCACTTAATGTCTAACATCTTAAACAATGACTACATTTCTAAAATTATTATTGAttgcttttctgtttgtaaAATCAATTATTGAAAATGGATAGGATGGCTGGTTGATATGTCAAACTTTACATAAGAAATGATAATAAACTGTGCTAAGACTCTAAAAGGACAGATTTGAGTTTGACTTTCTCTTTccctgcagagagcagaaacCAAGAAATACACTTGGTATATGGAATGATGCATATTTACACTTATTTCTGTTAGGTAGTTGTGGATTTGAGCATGCATCGACATtctgtatgtacatgtacacgTTGCCTTACTAATTTAAAAATTGtaatatttccttttctttcttagGCACTATTTCTACATAGAGTCACTGCTTACACCAAATGGGAAATCAGTAACTGTGAAATTGAAACACATTGCTTACGCCACAGTGCAAGTCTCCGTATCTACCGACTCTTGAGGAAGCCTTGCAGCAAACAAAACGCCAAATGATATCAGTGATGAAAATACTAAAACAGTTTGAGAGTACAGCAGTTTCCAAGTGCTGCATTAATTCACCGTCGCACCGGCTCTGAGGAACAAATCCAAGGTGACCTGGGCTAGGACATCTCTCCAAATTGCTTCATTGCAgaatcattttaattttctgtgtgtAGTCCTGCATCCAGACAGAGGCGGTGAGTTATGAGCTCACTGACCTGATGACAAAGCACGGCCACATCCTGATGGCACGGTCAATAAACAGACAGGGTCGAAAAAAATATGCTCTCATCGGGCCACCACTGCCACTGAATGGAGCTCTTCTTTTAAATGACCAGCTCTTTAAACAGATGACAAGGCTGAATTTTGGAAAATGCACCGCAAACATGTTTTCCTGCGTACTCACATGAAGATGACACACAATCAAATATGTAGCGCAGTATTCAATAAGATTACTGCAGACTGGTCATTTCTATGAAAAGAACACGAAGAGAGCAAATAAAAGctaacaataaaagcaaagagTTACATTTCCTTGTTTTACATGCTTTAAATTTAATTTACtcaaaatctaaatcaaatcaaatctaatTTAATCACTTACAATGAGAATTTTATTATCGATTTTTATCCGTTTCATGAAAAAGTACAAATCCCACCAGGGTTACACTGCAGGTTGAGCTGCTGTAACTGATGCACCAAGGCCAGACCTAACACAGGCGGTTTAGTAGATAAGCAGTTGCTACAGACGTTTAGAGATTAGATGTTTAAGTTTATTTATGAAGGCAGAAAGGGTTATGTTCAGGTTGCATTTTGAATGGTTTAGGTTAGGTCAGTGTATGTCTGGGATGAgttctgtctctcagctcagGACAGAAAGCATATATCAGTCATACTGTGATGATGCAGTGCAGTCATAGCGTAGGTTACATTGTATTTGTCCCTTTAAGTTGACCTTTTCTGAACATGATGCGGTtaaaacatcagcacacacatagCTGCACTGGCAATTTCTATTAAGATTATTCCATTTTATCTTATTTCATCTATTAACTATTGTTATTGTTGCAGTAACCTTCGTTTCACTGCATGCTTTACCACGTACCTCTgtgcatgttaaaaataaagacCCTTGAATCCTCTTCTACCAGTTTTTAAAGAGAGGTACAAACAGGCAGTGCAGGCCAGGTGAAAACGACCAGAGCAGAGTTAATAAGAGATAACTGTCTGCCATGTTTTTAACAATGTCCagaaagactgactgactgctgtgcaGGGCTTAAAACCCACATGTGAACTGGGAGCTCGCCGGTTGATGCTATCTTTAGTCTCAGTTAACAGTATTAATATCATGTTACCAATAAGAATGTGGTGATTATACCCAACAGGAAGTCGCTCATTTTAAATTACTTTATTGACAACATCACAGCTCAACAAACGGCTGGCTGTTAGCTAAAAGCTCGCGCTGCTTAAAGCACGTTTCCAACGTCTTTTGTCCGTTAATGTCCAACTATTGAGATTTAGGAGACGATACAAAGCTAATTCGGGGGTTtcttgtgttggtgtgtgtctgtttgcacagtttgaAGTAAAAACGTCGCCACTCTTGTTTGTCTTTAGCTGTCAGATGTAAATACTCACAGCGTGTGGCCGCAGACGTTCACCATCAGCTTCAGCGACGGGTTCCTGTATTTGGTTGTTTTGCATCTCGGACACCCCTGGTCGTCCATTTCTGTCGGCGCaacacaaaattaaaaaaagcttgacaaaaaatgtcaacaactaGCGTTTCTCTTGTCACTTTGCAGGCAGCGAACCGCTGCGTTACACAGAATGCGGTCCGACGGGAAACGTCACTAATAGGAGTAGTTCCTGTTTAATGACAACCTCTGTGTggtcacactgtgctgctggctcATCCAGGGGTCCCCCAGGAGTCCCAGGGGGTCTGAGGTAAAAATGCTGAGTGGTTTATTTTCGCTCATCCACACAAAGGTTGTATTTAGAGAGGATGTATAGAATGGTTGTTTTGATTATAGGTTTCGCTGTCTCCTCTGTGCAGTACCATATAGATTACTCCCATACATTCCTTAATGTGAGCCTGCACTGAAACATAATTAAAGCCAAAAACCTCCCCAGATGTTATTCCTCAGGGCGTCTGACGTCATATATTTTCTGCTTGAATGTGGAACTGTTTGGATAAATAATTCACCAAGGATGATGGATAGATCACGTGGTTTATTATATTAGCAATGTATGATGAAGACAGAATAGGTGTATTATGATATAATAAGGATAACACACTAACTTCATGGCAGGCGGGCGTACATTTAAATTCACTCTTTTCAAAGGCTATAGCTCTGAAAACATATATTCTATCACAATTGCTCAAAGCCAAGGCCTGTCTTATGTGTCATAATAATTTATTGGCTATGTATAAATATCAGTAATTGATCAGATAAAAAGGTGGTCCACTAAGTTAGACTCCAGTGTCACATTAGACTAATTAGTATTTGCAAGTGACGAAAAAGATTTTGTCAGGATAATGCTGCAAGACTAatgtactgtttgtttttacagatttAGACGTGCTCTTCGGTGGATTACTAATCCTCATTTTGAAGGCATTAAAATCTGGTTATTTCAGATCATATTCGTGGAGGAATATATAGACAGAGAGGCTGGCTTTGGAGGTCTGAGAAATGTGAAAGgtgaaaataaaacttgaagCTTTTTTACTTTCTGGAGAACAAAAATATCACAGCAAGTTTACTTTATGTCATAATAGAAATGTTCAGAATGTGCATTGTTGGTGTGATGTTGGTTTCTACAGCCATTACTACGCTCTGTTTATGTGGATTTGATCTGACATTGCTTATTGGGATGATTACGTATTTGCTGTGACTTGATCCAGTGTGTGAGGGGCTTTTGACAGACAAGCTGGTAAGATTCATTCCTCATTTTACTGTAATGGATCTGTACTGAAAGTTTAAAATGTCTCCATCTGTAAAATGATTGCTTTTTAGAGGCTGGATCTGTAATAACTATCAAAACTGAAGATATGTGAAATATATTTCGGACTGGAGAATATCTCAAACAGTCGCATATTTTACTGAATGTTCTGTGAGTTcgtttggaagaaaaaaatgtaaaaaaaaaaaaaaaaaaaaaaaaatagattgaGACAGTGAGTCGGCAATAGCCTGAGGACTGTCTTCCTCTTGGATTTTCATACCTTGATATGGGAATGAAAATGCTTTTCTGTTACCGCATCAAGCCAAGTCAGCTCCTGTCAATACAGACAAAAAGGATATCCCGTTCCCACGATCCCAATAGCACTCACCTTGCACAGGTGAGCTACGGGAATATACTGTAGGTTATATGAGTGACAGCTGGAAACCAAACATTGGTGTCTGAATCCCGCTTGCTCCTCCCTTCTGGGGCCTTCGGCGGCCAATAGCGTGGCTCTCCTGCAGATAGACCCCAGTGTGCCTCCTTCCAGCTCCAGTCCCCGCAGAGTAAAAGTCACGTTGGaaggaaaaggggagagagatATCTActtacagctgctgtcagatatCCGATCGCATTCGCATGGCGAGGAGGTAACCTGATCGAGCTGGGAGGAGTGACTTTAGCAGGGAAGgcttgaacaaaaaaaatgtcttcttcttctgccggAGAAGTCACAACAGCAAATGACATCAAGAGGGAAAATGTGAAGGAGGTGGATACGCGGGAGTGCATCAAGCTTGTGGCGCTGGACGCGGCGGAGTTG
This window of the Chaetodon auriga isolate fChaAug3 chromosome 14, fChaAug3.hap1, whole genome shotgun sequence genome carries:
- the mnat1 gene encoding CDK-activating kinase assembly factor MAT1, with amino-acid sequence MDDQGCPRCKTTKYRNPSLKLMVNVCGHTLCENCVEMLFVRGSGNCVQCDTPLRKSNFRVQLFEDPTVDKEVEIRKKVLKIYNKRDVDFSSLRDYNDYLEEVEDIVYKLTNNIDVENTKLKMEQYQRDNRDIIQKNKAKLTREQEELEELLLLEQQGNEQRRLELLQEEQRQLQAKRKNKQALLDELEQSQLPATILLAQHKVRAAQLETQIEQQKQAVKPTNLFSTGIHMRQTVSLQPLPRIEEALYHYKPLQVETYGPPVPELEQLGRHGYLNHVRAAMPQDTAGGYTSALACHRAVQDALSGLFLVKG